The genomic window AAGGTGCGCGAGGTCGAGCAGAAGGCGCAGAAGAACAAGCTCGGCCCCACCAACCGCACCAAGTTCCAGGTGATCGCGCTGCTCATGCGCGAGGAGCGCGCCCGGGTGAAGAGCGATGCCGACGTTCCGGACGCCGCTCGCGCCGAACTGCTGAAGCGCCTCGACGGTATCGCGCAGATCCTCGCGAAGACCGCCGCGCGCGACACGAGCCTCATCGCACTGCTCGAACCCGACGCGTCCGTGGGCCAGGTCGCACAGCGGTTCCGCCGCGATTGGCTGCTCGAGTCGGGCGCCGAGCTCAGCCCCGACGAACTGATCATCACCCGGGAGCCCGAGCCGGTCGCGGCCATCGCCGAGAACCAGGTGGTGCCGGCGTCCGTGAAGTCGTTCCAGCTCGCGAACCCGTTCCTCGCCCCCGACTTCTCGAAGGCCAAGCCCTCGGTCGTCCCCGTGCGCCGCCTCGCGAACTGGGAGCTGCTCGGCCCGCTCTTCAAGTCGTTCGAGCAGGGCGCCGGCGGCCGCGCGGCCAGCATGGACCTGCCGGAGGCGCCCAAGGTCGACCGGCTCGCGCCGCGCGGGCTCGAGCTCATGGCGCACCAGGCCCGGTTCATCGAGTCCGCCCGCGAGGGCCACCGCACGTTCCTGCTCGCCGACGAGCCGGGCCTCGGCAAGACGGCGCAGTCCGTGCTCGCGGCATCCGTCGCCGGCGCCTACCCGTTGCTGGCCGTCGTGCCGAACGTCGTGAAGATGAACTGGGCGCGCGAGGTCGAGCGCTGGACGCCGCACCGCCGCGCGACGGTGATCCACGGCGACGGCGACACGCTGGACGCGTTCGCCGATGTCGTCATCGTCAACTACGACGTCCTCGACCGGCACATGGCCTGGCTGTCCACGATGGGCTTCCGCGGGATGGTCGTGGACGAGGCGCACTTCATCAAGAACCTCTCGTCGCAGCGCTCGCGCAACGTGCTCGCGCTCGCCGACCGGATCCGTCGCACCGCGCCAGGCGGCGACCCGCTGCTGCTGGCCCTCACCGGAACGCCGCTCATCAACGACGTCGACGACTTCCGGGCGATCTGGCAGTTCCTCGGCTGGATCGACGGCGACAAGCCGTCCCCCGAGCTGCTGCGCCACCTCGAGGAGAACGGGCTGACGCCGGCCGAGCACGGCTTCTACGCCGAGGCGCGGCAGACCGTCATCGACCTCGGCATCGTGCGCCGGCGGAAGGTCGACGTCGCCGCCGACCTCCCCGCGAAGCGCATCGCCGACCTCCCGGTCGAGCTCGACGACGACCTCGGCCGGTCGATCCGGGCGGCCGAGCGCGAGCTCGGCGGCAGGCTGGCGAGCCGGTTCCGCGCGCTGGTGGAGGCGAGGGGCCTGCGCGTCGGCGATCTCGACGAGGACCTGCGCGACCAGTACATCCGGGCCGTCGCGCACGCCGAACTCGAGGAGTCGAAGTCGGCGAAGTCGGGCGAGAACGTCTTCACCATGGTCCGCCGCATCGGCCAGGCGAAGGCCGGCCTCGCCGCCGATTACGCCGCGCAGCTCGCACGCTCCGCGGGCAAGGTCGTGTTCTTCGCCAAGCACATCGACGTCATGGACCAGGCCGAGGCGGCCTTCGCGTCGCGCGAGCTGCGCACGGTGTCGCTGCGGGGCGACCAGACCGCGCTCGCCCGCCAGGCGGCGATCGACGCGTTCAACAACGACCCCGAGGTGCACGTCGCGGTCTGCTCGCTCACCGCTGCGGGCGTCGGCGTCAACCTCCAGGCCGCGTCGAACGTGGTGCTCGCCGAGCTCAGCTGGACCAGCGCCGAGCAGACGCAGGCCATCGACCGCGTGCACCGCATCGGCCAGGACGAACCGGTGACCGCATGGCGAATCATCGCCGCGCACACGGTCGACGCGCGGATCGCCGAGCTCATCGACGCGAAGCAGGGCCTCGCGGCGCGCGCGCTCGACGGCAGCGACGTCGAGCCCGGCTCGGCCGACTCGGTGCAGCTCGACGCACTCCAGCACCTGCTGCGGGCGGCGCTCGACGGCGCGCTCTGAGCGCGTGCGGCGGTCTCCCCGGCAGCCGCCGGCAGGCCGCCGCACGTCGGTCCGACACCGAGGTGAGCACATGTCGGCTGCGCGATAGACTCTCGCTCGCCAGTGCCCCGAGGATGCGGCCAGGGCGACCTGTCCCACGATGCGAGGAGCGACATCAGGCATGAAGATCGGCATGCTCACGAGCGGCGGCGACTGCCCCGGCCTCAACGCGGTCATCCGCGGCGCCGTGCTCAACGGCAAGATCACGCACGACACCGAGTTCGTCGGGTTCCGCAACGGCTGGCGCGGCGTGGTCGAGCGCGACATCGTCCCGCTGACCCGCCATGACGTGCGCGGCCTCGCGAAGACGGGCGGCACGATCCTCGGATCGAGCCGGACGAACCCGTTCGAAGGCGAGGGCGGCGGCCCCGAGAACATCCAGCGGATGCTCGACGAGGAGGGCATCGACGCGATCGTCGCGATCGGCGGCGAGGGCACGCTCACCGCGGCCCGCCGGCTCTACGACGAGGGCGGCATCAAGGTCGTCGGCGTGCCGAAGACGATCGACAACGACCTCGCGGCGACCGACTACTCGTTCGGGTTCGACACCGCGGTGCAGATCGCGACCGAGGCCATCGACCGGCTCCGCACCACGGCCGACTCCCACGGGCGCTGCATGGTGCTCGAGGTCATGGGGCGCCACGTCGGCTGGATCGCGCTGCACTCCGGCATGGCCGGCGGCGCGCACGCGATCCTGATCCCGGAGCAGCCGCAGTCGATCGACCAGATCTGCGAGTGGGTCGAGTCCGTCCGCGAACGCGGCCGTGCCCCGCTCGTCGTCGTCGCCGAGGGCTTCACGCTGCCCGACATGACCGAGGCGCACTCGCACAAGGGGCTCGACGCGTTCAACCGCCCGCGCCTGGGCGGTATCGCCGACGTGCTCGCGCCGATCATCGAGGAGCGCACCGGCATCGAGTCGCGGGCGACCGTGCTCGGCCACATCCAGCGCGGCGGCGAACCGACGGCGTACGACCGGGTGCTCGCGACGCGCCTCGGCATGGCCGTCGTCGACGCGGTCTACGACGAGGCGTGGGGTTCGATGGTGACGCTGCGCGGCACCGAGATCCAGACGGTCACGATCGCCGATGCCGTCGGCAGCCTCAACCGCGTCCCGCAGTCGCGGTACGACGAGGCGAAGATCCTGTTCGGCTGAGCCGGTGAGCGCGCCGCTGCCCCGCGTGTGCGTCTGCTACCTCCTGCGCGAGCACGACGGGCGGACCGAGGTGCTCCTCGGCCGGAAGAAGCACGGGCTCGGGCATGGCTACTTCGTCGCGCCCGGCGGCAAGCTCGAGCCGGGAGAGTCCGCGGTCGATGCGGTCATCCGCGAGGTGCACGAGGAGTCGGGCCTGGTCGTCGAGGCATCCGATCTCGAGGCGCGAGGCGAGATCACCTACCTGTTCCCGCACCGGGAGGCGTGGAGCCAGCGATCGAGCGTCTTCGTGTGCCGGTCGTGGCGCGGCGAACCGGAACCGAGCGACGAACTCGACCCGGAGTGGCATCCGGTCGACGAGGTGCCCCTCGAACAGATGTGGGATGACGCGCGCCGGTGGCTGCCCGCCGTGCTCGCGGGCGGCACCGTCGCGCGGACGTTCACGTTCGGCGAGGACCTCGCCAGCGTGGTGGATGAGCGCTGCTGACGTCACGTAAGATCGTCGAGGCACGAGCCTCAGCGATTCCGCAACCGTCACCGTATGAACGTCCGGTGAACACCAACCCAGAAAGACGCCGGTGGATCTCACCCTCATCGTCGTGCTGGTCATCGCACTGGCCCTCTTCTTCGACTTCACGAACGGCTTCCACGACACGGCGAACGCCATGGCGACGCCCATCGCGACCGGCGCGCTCCGGCCGAAGATGGCGGTGGCGCTGGCGGCCGTGCTGAACCTCGTCGGCGCCTTCCTGTCGACCGAGGTCGCCAAGACCATCTCGGGCGGCATCATCAAGGAGGGCGACGACGGTGTCCTGATCACGCCGGAGCTCATCTTCGCCGGTCTCATCGGCGCCATCGTGTGGAACATGGTGACCTGGCTCCTCGGCCTGCCCTCGTCATCGAGCCACGCCCTGTTCGGCGGCCTGATCGGCGCCGCGCTCGTGGGCTTCGGGCTCCAGGCGATCGACTTCTCGGTCGTCATGTCGAAGGTCGTGCTCCCGGCGATCCTCGCGCCGCTGACCGCCGGCCTCGTCGCATTCACCGCGACGAAGCTCGCCTACGCGATCACCCGCCGATACGACGGCAAGCCCGACGGTCGCGACGGATTCCGGTATGCGCAGATCTTCTCGAGCTCGCTCGTCGCCCTCGCACACGGCACGAACGACGCGCAGAAGACCATGGGCGTCATCACGCTGACCCTCATCTCGGTCGGCCTGCAGCCCGCCGGCAGCGGCCCCGAGTTCTGGGTCGTCGTCGTCTGCGCGGTCGCCATCGCGCTCGGCACCTACATGGGCGGCTGGCGCATCATCAAGACGCTCGGCACCGGCCTGACCGACGTGAAGCCCGCCCAGGGGTTCGCGGCGGAGACGTCGACCGCCGCCACGATCCTCGCCTCGAGCCACCTCGGCTTCGCGCTCTCGACGACCCAGGTCGCCTCCGGATCGGTGATCGGCTCGGGCCTCGGACGCCGCGGCTCCAAGGTGCGCTGGCGTACCGCCGGGCGGATCGGCATCGGCTGGCTGCTGACGCTGCCGGCAGCGGGCGCGGTCGGCGCGATCGCCGCACTGGTGGCGCACCTCGGTGTGATCGGCGTCATCATCGACGCCGTCGTCGGGGTGATCGTCATCGTCGGCATCTTCCTCCTCTCGCGCCGGTCCGAGGTGTCTCACAAGAACGTCGTGAGCGAGGTCGCCGACTCCGGCCGCGCGGTCAAGATCAAGCGCAACCCCAAGCCGAAGCGGAAGGTGAAGGCATGATCGACTGGCTCTCCTTCCTGATCGTCCTCGTGGCCGCCCTCGTCGGTGCTTCCGTCGTCGTGAGCACGTACTCGCTCGGCATCCGCCTGCTCACGCTGTCGGGCCGCACGCCGGTCGTCACGCCGGCGGAATTCACCGACGCCATCACGGTCATCTCGCCGGCCGAGGCGAAGGCCGCGGCGAAGCGCGCGGCGAAGGCCGCGAAGAAGAACCCGCTGACCGAGCAGGAGAAGCGCGTCGCGTTCATCGGCGCCTGCGGGTGCTTCGCCCTCTCGGGACTCGCGGTGCTGGTCGGGATCTACCTGATCGTGCCCGCGCTCCACGCGCTCGGATAGCCTTCGGACAGCCCGTCCGCACAACGAGCGGATGCGGTCCACGACACCACGAATCACGACCGGAAGCCTCACCCTGCCATGACCGACGCATCCACCCCCGCCTCCGAGACCGCCGAGCAGGAGCCGGTCCCGCCGTCAGGCAACGGCCTGCGCGCGCGGCTCGACCGCTACTTCGAGATCACGTCGCGCGGCTCGACGTTCAGCGCGGAGTTCCGCGGGGGCATCGTCACGTTCGTGACGATGGCGTACATCGTCATCCTGAACCCGATCATCCTGTCGTCGGGCGTCGACGTCGACGGCGAGCAGCTCGGCTTCCTCCAGCTCACGGCCGTGACCGCACTCACCGCCGGGGTGATGACGATCCTGTTCGGCCTGGTTGCGCGCCTGCCGTT from Agromyces sp. LHK192 includes these protein-coding regions:
- a CDS encoding DEAD/DEAH box helicase, which produces MAQTRQRQRTRSRDDDAPIIPILARKVREVEQKAQKNKLGPTNRTKFQVIALLMREERARVKSDADVPDAARAELLKRLDGIAQILAKTAARDTSLIALLEPDASVGQVAQRFRRDWLLESGAELSPDELIITREPEPVAAIAENQVVPASVKSFQLANPFLAPDFSKAKPSVVPVRRLANWELLGPLFKSFEQGAGGRAASMDLPEAPKVDRLAPRGLELMAHQARFIESAREGHRTFLLADEPGLGKTAQSVLAASVAGAYPLLAVVPNVVKMNWAREVERWTPHRRATVIHGDGDTLDAFADVVIVNYDVLDRHMAWLSTMGFRGMVVDEAHFIKNLSSQRSRNVLALADRIRRTAPGGDPLLLALTGTPLINDVDDFRAIWQFLGWIDGDKPSPELLRHLEENGLTPAEHGFYAEARQTVIDLGIVRRRKVDVAADLPAKRIADLPVELDDDLGRSIRAAERELGGRLASRFRALVEARGLRVGDLDEDLRDQYIRAVAHAELEESKSAKSGENVFTMVRRIGQAKAGLAADYAAQLARSAGKVVFFAKHIDVMDQAEAAFASRELRTVSLRGDQTALARQAAIDAFNNDPEVHVAVCSLTAAGVGVNLQAASNVVLAELSWTSAEQTQAIDRVHRIGQDEPVTAWRIIAAHTVDARIAELIDAKQGLAARALDGSDVEPGSADSVQLDALQHLLRAALDGAL
- a CDS encoding 6-phosphofructokinase; this translates as MKIGMLTSGGDCPGLNAVIRGAVLNGKITHDTEFVGFRNGWRGVVERDIVPLTRHDVRGLAKTGGTILGSSRTNPFEGEGGGPENIQRMLDEEGIDAIVAIGGEGTLTAARRLYDEGGIKVVGVPKTIDNDLAATDYSFGFDTAVQIATEAIDRLRTTADSHGRCMVLEVMGRHVGWIALHSGMAGGAHAILIPEQPQSIDQICEWVESVRERGRAPLVVVAEGFTLPDMTEAHSHKGLDAFNRPRLGGIADVLAPIIEERTGIESRATVLGHIQRGGEPTAYDRVLATRLGMAVVDAVYDEAWGSMVTLRGTEIQTVTIADAVGSLNRVPQSRYDEAKILFG
- a CDS encoding 8-oxo-dGTP diphosphatase, producing MSAPLPRVCVCYLLREHDGRTEVLLGRKKHGLGHGYFVAPGGKLEPGESAVDAVIREVHEESGLVVEASDLEARGEITYLFPHREAWSQRSSVFVCRSWRGEPEPSDELDPEWHPVDEVPLEQMWDDARRWLPAVLAGGTVARTFTFGEDLASVVDERC
- a CDS encoding peptidase, which gives rise to MIDWLSFLIVLVAALVGASVVVSTYSLGIRLLTLSGRTPVVTPAEFTDAITVISPAEAKAAAKRAAKAAKKNPLTEQEKRVAFIGACGCFALSGLAVLVGIYLIVPALHALG
- a CDS encoding inorganic phosphate transporter — protein: MDLTLIVVLVIALALFFDFTNGFHDTANAMATPIATGALRPKMAVALAAVLNLVGAFLSTEVAKTISGGIIKEGDDGVLITPELIFAGLIGAIVWNMVTWLLGLPSSSSHALFGGLIGAALVGFGLQAIDFSVVMSKVVLPAILAPLTAGLVAFTATKLAYAITRRYDGKPDGRDGFRYAQIFSSSLVALAHGTNDAQKTMGVITLTLISVGLQPAGSGPEFWVVVVCAVAIALGTYMGGWRIIKTLGTGLTDVKPAQGFAAETSTAATILASSHLGFALSTTQVASGSVIGSGLGRRGSKVRWRTAGRIGIGWLLTLPAAGAVGAIAALVAHLGVIGVIIDAVVGVIVIVGIFLLSRRSEVSHKNVVSEVADSGRAVKIKRNPKPKRKVKA